Part of the Cyprinus carpio isolate SPL01 chromosome A12, ASM1834038v1, whole genome shotgun sequence genome, GAACTAGAatcattttattcttatttaccTCAGTAAATCACAGTATTTTCATAGTCAAACCGGACATCAGTGTCACAAAGCTGCATGTTGTGTCAAAAGAAAGTTTTTTGTCAGAAATCATAAAATTTGGTGTCACAAAACAGGAACGCAGCCCACAGATGTCGCTCATGGCCCGAGTAAGAATCTGCCCGGTGGAGATATGAGAGAAACTAGAGAAGTGAGTTTCATCATGTGTCTGCATGCAGTCACTAGTTTGTGGATTCTAATCATCTTTTCCACTCTTTATCCACTTGTTTTCTCTCCTCTTCAGGCGGACTGTGATTATGAAGAAATCAGTAGCACTCTTTATCATCCTGACTATAGCCTGGTCTTTCCAGCATTCGCTGAACATGATGACTCTGTTTATGCTCTAGCACAATTACCAAGCAGCCCCTCTGACGAAATCAACTACTCCAGCATCACATTTACAACAACACATCATTCAGTCAGGACTTCTGACGGACAGGAAACATGTGACTACACAACTGTTAGACCGTAAAAGACTGAGGACATGCAGGTTTCATTTAAATCACACCAAACTAAGACTGCAACTCCTCCTCCTCACGTGCTTTGTGATTTTAAATCTGTGGCCTTAATGTTATTTTAGATCAATCAGTATTAGAGAAATAAGACTGTTTGAGGTATGTTTGGTTACATTTCTGTTGTCTGTTATTTATTCATACCCACAAGTGCTTTAGTATTACAGTACATGGTGAAGAATTAAATGAGTGGAGAAAATAAATGTTGTGGAGCATTAATAAAAGTTCGAATGAAAAGTAGTGCGACAGGCTGAAATGTCAGTGTGAGCTAATTATTATTCATGAGTTGCTGTTATTTACACCCTCCCAGTCTAAATATCTATTCTGGTTTTTACAGAGTTTTTACAATAATCatgctatatatgtgtgtgtgtgtgtgtgtgtgtgtgtgtgtgtgtataatatatatatatatatatatatatatatatatatatatatatatatatatatatatatatatatatatatatatatatatatatatatattcaaaggaAGTGATTCACTGGAAGTGATGGGCTCAGCTTATATCCATAGCAGAATAAGGCAATATTTAGTAATGAGTGTTTATTGATGAGTAGCCTTAATTCAGTAGATCCCAGTGTTGCTCTACAGTCTCACAATTCATCCCAGAAACGTGAGAAAGAAAATACTGGAAATTCTATTGAATATTTCCTGCTCTATGTATGTGCACAGTTTAATGCACGTGATATTTGACTATTTTCGCTGCTCACCCAAACAACATGACGCTCGAATATCGGCGCCGCCTTCAGGTCGACAGCGAAAGCGCAGTTCTTGTCAGAAAGAGGACACGAATAAAGTGAAACTAACTGATGCATCAGAGAGCTTCAGGACAGGTAAACGTAATAAATAGCTTTAATAAACTCTAAATACGTCTATAATAGATAATTAATTAACTGTTTGTCGTTTCTCACATCTTTTTTTGCATGCGTTTGGTTTTCTAATCTCATTTCCCGCGAGTTTAACCCGTTCACGGCCAGTTACAAGAAcaaataacagttttaaaaaagcgCACTCTGTTCACACAACTCAACGGAAGCTCGCTAAGAATAAACAAAACATCGTCATTTGGTGTCGACGgtaatatatgattatattgttCTTGATGTGAACGGGCATGTATGAGACTTTGGACTTTCTGTCTGCATGAGCATGTTTGCATAAACCGAAGTACAATGCGTCTAAAAATAACATTAGCAAAACTGCTTCTATTCTCATTTTTATAGCTTTATATTTGTAGCTACTCAGTAGAAAGTAAGGATCAGGTCTGCTTGTGTATAAGATTGTTAAAAGTACATACATGAGTGTAtcatatgtaaaaatatgaaattgttCAAACTGATCTTACTTTTTTCTCATAAGAGTGGGTGTGGCCAAAACTGAATGTGTCTGGCTTCTGGTCACGTatgcttccagctatttttaactgaataaaacagctcttgctgcttgatattgtaaactggtgtgtcttaccatattattttaatgtattatcttaattatgaatgTTGGTTTGTTGTGCAAACTGTTTGCTGCACTTTGTTAATCTTCTCATTATTTCCCCACAGCAGCTAATGAACCGAAGGTCTCAGAAAAccagaaaacagcttacttcaGCATtgaaaaaataaggtggatacaagACCAAGGTAGACAATATGGCTTCGGTTCCAGAGGAAGCAGTTGATGAGATATATAATGACACaccaaagagacaaaaaagtgCAGTTACGGCTGATGAAGTGGAGAAGGCAGATGGGTCGATGCAAATGATAAGCCCCTCACACACTTCAGTCTGCGTTGATCTGAATGCTAAAACAGATGCAACTGTAAACGCTCCTGTACTCACTGGAAACGTCATCCAGGGCTCAGTAATCTTCAGCTTCAGCTCAGCCACTGGTGTTGTCGGTGAGCTCATAGCACTGTAATATAGTTAGCATCAGAGTTGCCCAGTTTGCTCATTATCAGCCACTCTaggctttgttttttaaattctctTACAGATTTCGGCAATcacaggtttaattttttttacctgtatgtattttttttttcagaacttgtttttatttaaattattatatatgtatatattttttcaaataattgttttttttttaacgcgTCTGAACCACCCAGTAGTttggaatattttaataaatacacagccaaaaatccagagtgaaattaactctgctgggagtacatgtgagaccacactcaagagtgtgaaagtgttaaaatacgagtgttaaattaacactgaatcagagttaaagttaatgagataattaagtgattaattgagtgatgattgaccattattgacgagacctgatgttaacgagcagaatcaacaaagacgaaaatcactattttaatgtcaccactatagtggccaatgtttgctttagttgggctcttgacccttaacattttaaagtcagattttgcttggctgttgtaatggagttataaaacagacgggcaaactaaaaatattggttttcctgaatcactgagttaaactttcattgttgattattgcggccgaatgattcttcagcataggattaccagcattttaaatacaatctgtggaatttcttaaaagttgtttgttcaaaaaatctttcaaaagagtctttcatttagacatgcaaacatcaagaatcaacctgtgaacctcaacgacggtgacaatcaaaaaagcatgttgcaggagacttgtgttgcagtgcattctgggtgccacctatcaaaattcgtccatggctcccatgatgcactatgccatgaataaattattacctgaattgtcttagtaatgtccttcatgttttaggctttaaataagtttggtgattcaggtcaaataattattatgtaaaaacataactaatatcacataaacatgtttttatgtgagttataacagccaaaccaaatctaattttaaaaatgtaaggtcaagagcccaactaaagcaaacactgaccactataatggtgacataaatttttttgattttcgtctttgttgattctgcttgttaacatcaggtctcgtcagtaatggtcaatcatcactcagttaatcacttaattatctcattaactttaactctgcttcactgttaatttaacactcctattttaacactttcacactcttgagtgtggtctcacatgtattcccagcagagttgatttcactctgtttttttttgctgtgtatgctCTGGTAGCTGAATGATTTGTGttatatgtatgttttgttttttttctcttcctgatGTTTACTCAGAAGGGCATCAAAATCCACCTGAAGGACAGATGTCTCAGAAACAAGGTACAACAGCAATAGCCCCTTCTTTATTCTGGTTATATTTGGGTCAAACTCGATCGATTTCTACATGTCTACAAGTTATGATTTCCAACATATCAGAGATTTTAGGCAGAACTCATAACAGTTCTTGTGTTTTTGATTCGTTCTAGAGCACGACGTCTTGCAGAAAATCCTGGAAAGTCACAAAGATGACATGAAGGCCAAAACAGGACGTGTGTTTGAGGGCAAAAAGGAGAACAAAACACACCTCAGCAAAGTGTACACTGAACTCTTCATCACTGAAGGGGACATCACAGACGTCTATGATGAACATGAGGTTCTGAAGATTGACCGAGCTTGGAAATCACCCAAATTTGAGGACACACCGATTGACTGCAACGACATATTCTGTTTACTGAAGGGAAAGGAGGAGGGAAACATTGTGCTGACCAAAGGCATCGCTGGTATCGGAAAGACGTTCTCCGTGCACaagttcatcctggactgggcCGAAGGAAAAGCCAATCAGCATGTGGactgtgtgtttctgcttccattCAGAGAGATAAACTTGATTAAAGATGATAAAAAGATCAGTCTCCACGAGCTCCTGTTGGAATTTTATCCTGATTTGAAAGATGTGGAAAACACcaagttttataaatattacaaactgGCGTTTATCTTTGACGGGCTTGATGAGAGTCGCCTGGAATTGGATTTTGATTGTAAATTGGTCAAATGTGTCAATGCACAGTCATCCATTGATGTTTTATTCACAAGCCTAGTTGCAGGAAAACTGCTTCCGTCGGCTCTCGTCTGGGTGACGTCTCGACCGGCAGCGGCCAATCTGATCCCTCCTGAGTACGTAGGATTGTTCACGGAGGTGCGCGGATTCACCGACCAGCAGAAGGAAGAGTATTTTAGAAAACGGATTAAAGACGAAGTTCAGGCCTCCAGAATAATCTCACACATCAGGACGTCTCGTAGTctctacatcatgtgccacattcccgtcttctgctggatcacGGCCACCGTTCTTCaggatattcttttaaaaaatgatgagCAAGACATTCCTTCGACCCTAAccgaaatgtacatccacttccttCTGATTCAGATGAACATGAAGAACCAGAAGTATGAGAAGAAACCTGAAAGAGATCGCACAAAGCTTTTGAGTTCAAACAAAGACCTGATCTCAAAGTTGGCTAAACTTGCGTTCGAACAGCTGAAGGAGGAAAACGTCATGTTCTACGAGAGTGATCTGAAAGCGTGTGGCATCGATGAAAGCAAAGAGTCCACAGGATTGTGCACTGAAATCTTCAAGAAGGACTCTGTCCTGCATGAGATGAAGGTTTATTACTTCATACATTTGAGTGTGCAGGAGTTTCTCGCCGcgctgcatgtgtttctttgctACTTGAAGCTGGACATGGGCGTCCTGTCATTCTTCCTTGAGAATTCGCATCCTAATAAGAAAGACATGCTGTATGTTCTGCTGAGGAAGGCAATTGATAAGGCGAAGGAGAGCGACCGAGGGCATTTCGATCTCTTTTTGCGGTTCTTGCTGGGCATTTCTCTCCAGTCCAATCAGAAACTCCTCATCGGCTTGCTGGACGAAACGCTGGACAATAAAAACTGCATCAATAAAACCATCCAGTACATCAAGCAACTGCAAAACAATGACAAGTGCCCGGATAAATCCATCAACCACTTCTTCTGCATCCTCGAACTGCAGGACAGAACCCTGTACCAACAAATCATGAAATATCTGAGGTCAGAGAGCAGCCAGCCTAAAGCGGTGTCCAAGTCCAACTGCTCAGCGCTGGTCTATGTGCTTTTGATGTCAGGCGAGGTGCTGGATGAATTCGACCCGAAGCTGTTCAACAAAACATATGCGGGATGCAGGAGACTCGTCCCAGCCATGAGGTGCTGCAGAAAAGCCCTGTAAGTAGTCAAATGAAAACTCCccccaaattaattttttttttttttttttttttttttttttttttagttgttttacagcattttctgttttactttttcaaaatttaaattgtattttttcaacatgtttttgataatattttccacaaaatactttttctccaattttttttcttcaaaagtttgttttatttcctcCGCAAATTCTTTCAACATATTCCATTTTTCTTCCCCAATTTGTTTTCTACTTATATTTTTCACAATtccattttaattcaatttgagTTATCCAAAAGCATGTTTAATCAATTGAATTGataaaaatttatgaaattatattttttttacaattttgatcCATCTTGTGTGACCATGATGCTGCAGAAACGCAGTTTAagccattgtgttttttaatttactaCAATTTTGTCTTGCATAGTATTCAAATACATTGTTCCTTTAAGATTTTCTAAGTTTAGGTTttccatgttgtttttttttttttaaacaaataaaattgttaagTTATTGAGCCAATGTACAGGTATGATACTGTAAATTCTAGTGACTCATTTAGGCGGTTTATACatttccagcattttttttttttttttttttgtggagtgtAATACttacattgtttctttttttatttacctttattgggatctatttatttgaaactgtgtAGAGGTAAGCTCTTCATGACTAGCTAACATCTTGCCATCTTTACAGGTTTTCAGACTGTGGACTGACGGAGCAGTGCTGTGAAACATTGGCTTCGGCTCTTCAGCTAGAGGACTGTCCTCTGAGCGAACTGGATCTGAGTCACAATTACAGCATCGAGGCAGGAGTGAAGGCACTTTCTGCTGGACTGAAGAACCCACACTGTCATCTGGAGACACTCAGGTCAGCGTCGGTGCCACAGGGTGCCTCGGGGGCCCAGGCACCTCGGTCACTGTGCCCCCTCACCTCTGGAGCCATCTCCGGAGTGGGTGCCCTGATTTTAGTCTCTGGGAAGATCTCCCACTCAGAAGTATGGGATGGAGAGTTGATGTGTGTGGGCTGTCAAATacatggattaaaagctaaatgttttcattttggtgcgTTCTTAGCAAAATTGTTTTTTCCTTCAGGTTCCAGAGCGAAAAAAGTATAGAACAGTGTTCACTTTATAAAGAATTCTAATAATCTTTGCTAATATTCTTGAAtcttcaaactgctaacactttgctgTTCCGAATTATTCCTTTACTGTATGACCAAAAAAAGAGTATtttatgtttcagctgtttgatcatgCCAGCGCCTCATGCACACACTATAAATTCATTGCAAACAGcacagcctgttcattatcaaaataaaatacaggcaaccaaaaattacaataatcTTTATGATTATTTCCCGCTGTCTATTATGGAATATGCATGAAGTACAAAGCCCAgtttacctaataaataatagtttagcttcaaatatATCACGAATATCGAAGCATTTGGATTGATGCCGAATGTGAGAGGTAGGGTATGAACCCAACTTTAGCTTCAgctttaaatgaatttgttttggcttgtttatAGCTTggcatatattattatattatactgcagttatattattatagaaatgaataaattcaaattttttcATTCTTGGTCTGTTCTGAATAAGGTTAAATTTAAGGGATTTGTtttggagtgaggggaactaaaatagtctatgtattttttttttttacagagctgTAAACTTTAACAGCATGCAATCAGTTGACAAACACCCTATTCATATATAACACTAGGCTACATTTTAttaaactgtatataaataattttatttacaagtttagtgtttatgtttttctagtTTTACGCCATCAGTATTTAGGTACAGGTGCCATTAAATATGTGCCAAAATTTTTTCCCAAagtgtaccccccccccccccaaaaaaaataataataataaaagattacgCAGCCCACTTAAGAATTGTGCATGGCACCTCAGTCTGTGCAATCTGTGGCTGACCCTGTCTCAGGTCATTACCATTTCTATTTCTGTGTGAACATGTAGTCTGAAATGTAATGCTGATATTGTAATCGTTCAGGTTGGCCCAGTGTCATTTCTGTCAGGAGAGTTGTATGGAGCTGCTCTCTGCTCTCAAGAATATCTCACATCATCTAAGAGGGCTTGACCTTAGCGGAAATGACCTGCAAGACTCTGGACTCCATTGGCTCCTAGATGAGatgaaaaaaacagagagaaaacttGAGGTTCTGAGGAAAGTATTAATGAAATTTAGCATTAACCACACTGTACTAGGCAGATGCTTGATAAATGACTGTTTTGGAATGTTTTTACACAGGTTGAGCTGGTGTAACCTCACTGCGAAGAGTTGTGAGCACCTTTCCTTGATCCTCAGCTCAGATTCAcccctgagagagctggatctaagtaacaatgacctgcaggattcaggagtgaagctgctctctgatggactgaagagtcaaaactgtcagctgcagatactgaggtaAAACTAAGagctgtagtttatttttttgacaaatggATTGTTTCTCAGTTGTTTTGTCAATatgtaggttgtctggctgtatggtgacagaggaaggctgtggttatttgtcttcagctctgagttcaaacccctcacacctgagagagctggatctgagctacaatcacccaggacaatCAGGAGTCCAGCTGCTCAAACACAAACTGCAGGATCCAAACTATAAACTGCAGATACTCAAGTATGTCTTGTAGGTCAtggtgtgacaaaaaaaaaaaaaaaatcccccaagatccattaaaagtgattcaaaactatatataatgttgctcaagaaacatttgaacagttgaaaacagctgtgctgctgaatatttgtgtgaaaactgtgatacatattatttttcaggattctttggtgaacagaaagttcaaaagaacaacatttattagaaatataaatcttttgtaaaattctaAATGCCTTTGCTGTCACTTCTGactaatttaatgcatactttctgaataaaatataagattttttttatataaatatatatatacagggctcgcaaaatcgctagcccgaTGTCCTGGGGcttttgtgttttccagtcgggctaccaaaatgtatcactgcCCTGCCCGAAAGGCTATCTTGAATAGTGATGTAAAATTCCTAATTTTATTCGCGTTGTTCACTCGCTTGTAAGGGTGAAACGGattgtagtttgtgttcttaaGTTAAAGAAGAATGctcaataaaaagtttttattaaaaatctagCTGTAGAGCTGTTTTCAATCAGGACAAAACATTAGTCGTAAGGTCAGTGTTGTTTTAAGCAACATACAGgaagcaaatatatatttgtgcagcTACTTTTATCCAAAGGAACAATACATTGGTAATTCATTCAGTTCATTAATTTCTTGCAAATCAAACCAAtggattttttgttattattttctttcattctcttAACCTCTTCTTCTTTATTGATTTCTACAGAACTGACCCTATGGGTGAAAATTTCATCAAAGCAGGGATAAGGAAGTGTAAGTGTCTCACTCTCCATCtccctgtgtctctctctctctgaggcaCTAAAGGATGTGTTTTCTGTCTCGCAGATGCTTGCGATCTCAcgctggatccaaacacagctcATGTTCTGCTGTGTCTCTCCAACGGAGACAGAACGGCAACATGTGTAATGCAGAAGCAGCCATATCCAGATCATCCAGAGAGATTCGAATCAGTCCAACAAGTGCTGTCTAGAGAGAGCCTGTCCGGCCGCTGTTACTGGGAGGCCGAATGGACAGGTCCGGATGGGACGGTCGGGGTGACGTACGAAAACATCCAGAGGAAAAGTGATGATCTTTGTGTAGTAGAGGCCACCGCTCAGCTTGGATGTAATAGTGCGTCATGGAAAATTACCTGTGCATCTTTCCCATATGTTTCTCACGCTGAAGAAGACATTAATATAAAGGCTTCATCCTCTTGTTCATCTAAAAGAGTAGGTGTGTATGTGGACACGACAGCTGGCATTTTGTCCTTCTACAGTGTctctgacacactcacacacttgtaCACCTTCCTTGTGGCTTTTGAAGATCCTCTCTATGCGGCCTTCAGGGTGGACAGCGACTCGGTGTCCTTCTGTCAGATTTAACCTGAAAGCCTCTTTATCTTATGTTCACTTCGTTAACCTAGATGATGCCCATACTTTGGCAGCAAAGCAACTCATGTAGCTGTAGatcatgaatttaaataaatatgtaaacattgtgaaattaattacattaacgtggaaaaaagcttatttactgcatttaatggtttatttatttattgagttctGAAAATCAGAAACCAACTGATCATTTGCTTAACAAGACATCTGCAGCTTACCTGACCTATTTGCTGGAcgaattaaaatagtttaatttgtgtttgaggacatttacacaacatttattattgtgaacccttatgaaaattattgtagttaaaccatggtaaccacaaattaaccatggatttgctacactaaccatagtttaaccgtgggatttgtagtaaaactgtggtttataCAACCAATTTACgagatcatattttatttataaatattagtttagatGTTATGCATTTTTATAGACCGTTGCTATAAAagttggggaagttgtggcccagtggttagagagtttgagtcctaaccctaaggttgtgggttcgagtctagggatggcaataccacgactgaggtgtccttgagcaagacaccgaacccccaactgctccccgagcacCGCAGCAttaatgatacccactgctccaggtgtgtgtgtgtgtgtgtgtgtgtgtgtgtgtgtgtgtgttcactgctgtgtgtgtgcactttgaatgggttaaacgcagagcacgaattctgagtatgggtcaccatacttggctgtatgtcactttacttcactcacttcactttcactgcaataaaataaagagtttaatgaggtgcattattttgctcattgCACCCTCATGTAGCCCCAGGAGACAGGTATTTCCTTAACACTTATTTAATCTGTGTATAAGAAAGGAAATAtttgtttcaattttattttgtgtttgattgttaAAACCAAAATGAGTTGTTGTTCGAGTCAATAAATTGGGTAATTTATAAATACAGTggttgaatttaaatattttttctactgCTCTGTtcaaaaaaggttagaaaaaaattaataaattaagataTGAAAGATTATATTGTGATCAATATTTTAGCTATATCCTCAAGCCctatagagtgggggaactatgacaTCACTTTGTAGGTGGATCGGCTGTTAGCGTCACACTGGTTCCCCCTCGACAATAGGATTCttccataggcttttggattatcgcaacaacaaaaaataagttCTGTGTTCAAACATAGTTCATGAAATGTACAggttttgtccatcaagataatcttcacaaaataatataactttgatgaattttgaagcctaaatataAGCACCAcaacttaaaagctaaacttaagCACCAGGGTTGCTCGCCTTCATCAATCACCACCACCACACTCCCGACAACTTCAGCTTGGATAAATCATCCATCTAAATTTACCTTGAATGCAGGAGAAATATGATATATTTGTTATGAGATAAATTTGTCTGTGATCTAGTTGTAATGAGTTTTGTTGTCAGATCAAGGCTGAACCCATATTCTGTGTCCTGATGAAAATTAGATTGGAACGTGTGATATCTCGCTTCATTTTGTGCAATTGTCATTAGCTGTTGCTGTTCTTTTGCAAGTTTGGCTCTTAAATTACAGGATACATGACTTATGATTTACATCCTCACAATTCCCTAATGTCTATTCTGACAAATCAATtcttttaatcagctgtttgtttttttttgtttttttttttgcaacagttCATATAAATGGATGGAGTGTAGGGTCATTATCAAAATTTGGCAGCAACCTGATCCTTGACTCTTCAGGCAGTAAAATGATTTCAAACAGAAAAGACTGCATGCTTGTGATTATATTTGGGGAAAAAGTACTCTTgctggtgtgatattgcttaactagCTATTATCACGGCCATTCCCACACTGGCTCATTAAATTGCAATCAAGTAGCTCTTATATTAACCTCAAACACACTGTAGTTGACTGATCTTGTCAGTGTTTCCACACAAAGATTGTTAACTCATTCTCAGCCTGATCATGTGCCTGTTTGTTGACCTCCTCGTGTTTCTCCTTCATTGTCTACTGATCAGCCAttgttatgttttcattttattccatTCATCATTGTATGCCATCTGCAATACAATCTCAAGTTAAGTTACTTGGTTTCATTAATCTGTTTGCATCTGATACTCACCTGTTGTCTGTTTTCCTATAATCAGTAAATCCTGAGATTGAATTCATTTTACACCCTTGCTTGTGTTGTTCTATTACATCATATGGTATAAATGTGAAAACAAGAACTATACAATGGCATTTTTGATCTCAGAATTAGAACACAAATTCAcattcattatgtacatttacACTAAAACGCAGAGGAGGGGCCTGA contains:
- the LOC109072602 gene encoding NACHT, LRR and PYD domains-containing protein 12-like isoform X1, producing the protein MASVPEEAVDEIYNDTPKRQKSAVTADEVEKADGSMQMISPSHTSVCVDLNAKTDATVNAPVLTGNVIQGSVIFSFSSATGVVEGHQNPPEGQMSQKQEHDVLQKILESHKDDMKAKTGRVFEGKKENKTHLSKVYTELFITEGDITDVYDEHEVLKIDRAWKSPKFEDTPIDCNDIFCLLKGKEEGNIVLTKGIAGIGKTFSVHKFILDWAEGKANQHVDCVFLLPFREINLIKDDKKISLHELLLEFYPDLKDVENTKFYKYYKLAFIFDGLDESRLELDFDCKLVKCVNAQSSIDVLFTSLVAGKLLPSALVWVTSRPAAANLIPPEYVGLFTEVRGFTDQQKEEYFRKRIKDEVQASRIISHIRTSRSLYIMCHIPVFCWITATVLQDILLKNDEQDIPSTLTEMYIHFLLIQMNMKNQKYEKKPERDRTKLLSSNKDLISKLAKLAFEQLKEENVMFYESDLKACGIDESKESTGLCTEIFKKDSVLHEMKVYYFIHLSVQEFLAALHVFLCYLKLDMGVLSFFLENSHPNKKDMLYVLLRKAIDKAKESDRGHFDLFLRFLLGISLQSNQKLLIGLLDETLDNKNCINKTIQYIKQLQNNDKCPDKSINHFFCILELQDRTLYQQIMKYLRSESSQPKAVSKSNCSALVYVLLMSGEVLDEFDPKLFNKTYAGCRRLVPAMRCCRKALFSDCGLTEQCCETLASALQLEDCPLSELDLSHNYSIEAGVKALSAGLKNPHCHLETLRLAQCHFCQESCMELLSALKNISHHLRGLDLSGNDLQDSGLHWLLDEMKKTERKLEVLRLSWCNLTAKSCEHLSLILSSDSPLRELDLSNNDLQDSGVKLLSDGLKSQNCQLQILRLSGCMVTEEGCGYLSSALSSNPSHLRELDLSYNHPGQSGVQLLKHKLQDPNYKLQILKTDPMGENFIKAGIRKYACDLTLDPNTAHVLLCLSNGDRTATCVMQKQPYPDHPERFESVQQVLSRESLSGRCYWEAEWTGPDGTVGVTYENIQRKSDDLCVVEATAQLGCNSASWKITCASFPYVSHAEEDINIKASSSCSSKRVGVYVDTTAGILSFYSVSDTLTHLYTFLVAFEDPLYAAFRVDSDSVSFCQI
- the LOC109072602 gene encoding NACHT, LRR and PYD domains-containing protein 12-like isoform X2, producing MASVPEEAVDEIYNDTPKRQKSAVTADEVEKADGSMQMISPSHTSVCVDLNAKTDATVNAPVLTGNVIQGSVIFSFSSATGVVGHQNPPEGQMSQKQEHDVLQKILESHKDDMKAKTGRVFEGKKENKTHLSKVYTELFITEGDITDVYDEHEVLKIDRAWKSPKFEDTPIDCNDIFCLLKGKEEGNIVLTKGIAGIGKTFSVHKFILDWAEGKANQHVDCVFLLPFREINLIKDDKKISLHELLLEFYPDLKDVENTKFYKYYKLAFIFDGLDESRLELDFDCKLVKCVNAQSSIDVLFTSLVAGKLLPSALVWVTSRPAAANLIPPEYVGLFTEVRGFTDQQKEEYFRKRIKDEVQASRIISHIRTSRSLYIMCHIPVFCWITATVLQDILLKNDEQDIPSTLTEMYIHFLLIQMNMKNQKYEKKPERDRTKLLSSNKDLISKLAKLAFEQLKEENVMFYESDLKACGIDESKESTGLCTEIFKKDSVLHEMKVYYFIHLSVQEFLAALHVFLCYLKLDMGVLSFFLENSHPNKKDMLYVLLRKAIDKAKESDRGHFDLFLRFLLGISLQSNQKLLIGLLDETLDNKNCINKTIQYIKQLQNNDKCPDKSINHFFCILELQDRTLYQQIMKYLRSESSQPKAVSKSNCSALVYVLLMSGEVLDEFDPKLFNKTYAGCRRLVPAMRCCRKALFSDCGLTEQCCETLASALQLEDCPLSELDLSHNYSIEAGVKALSAGLKNPHCHLETLRLAQCHFCQESCMELLSALKNISHHLRGLDLSGNDLQDSGLHWLLDEMKKTERKLEVLRLSWCNLTAKSCEHLSLILSSDSPLRELDLSNNDLQDSGVKLLSDGLKSQNCQLQILRLSGCMVTEEGCGYLSSALSSNPSHLRELDLSYNHPGQSGVQLLKHKLQDPNYKLQILKTDPMGENFIKAGIRKYACDLTLDPNTAHVLLCLSNGDRTATCVMQKQPYPDHPERFESVQQVLSRESLSGRCYWEAEWTGPDGTVGVTYENIQRKSDDLCVVEATAQLGCNSASWKITCASFPYVSHAEEDINIKASSSCSSKRVGVYVDTTAGILSFYSVSDTLTHLYTFLVAFEDPLYAAFRVDSDSVSFCQI